One genomic region from Manis pentadactyla isolate mManPen7 chromosome 12, mManPen7.hap1, whole genome shotgun sequence encodes:
- the LOC130679919 gene encoding olfactory receptor 7G3-like codes for MTLENISVAIEFLLLGFSNDPEMQPILFGLFLFMYLVTILGNVLIILAISSDSHLHTPMYFFLCNLSFVDICFTSTNIPKMLVNIKTQNKSISYTGCLTQICFVLTFVGLENEILMMMAFDRFVAICNPLRYNVIMHPKICGLPVLISLLISVLDALLHTLMVLRLSFCTDPEIPQFFCELAHVLKLACSDILINNILVYILTSLGGVVPLSGIIFSYTRIVFSILKIQSGGGKYKAFSICGSHLLVVSLFYGTGFGVYLSSSATHSSRKSAIVSVMYTLFTPMMNPFIYSLRNKDMMGALRKLTSRISFH; via the coding sequence ATGACATTGGAAAACATCTCAGTTGCTATAGAATTTCTCCTTCTGGGATTTAGCAATGATCCCGAAATGCAGCCAATCCTCTTTGGACTGTTCCTGTTCATGTACCTGGTCACCATCCTGGGGAACGTGCTGATTATCCTGGCCATCAGTTCTGACTCCCAcctccacacacccatgtacttcttcctctgcaACCTGTCCTTTGTGGACATCTGCTTCACCTCCACCAACATCCCAAAGATGCTGGTGAACATCAAGACCCAGAACAAATCCATCAGCTACACAGGCTGCCTCACACAGATATGCTTTGTCCTGACTTTTGTTGGACTGGAGAATGAAATTCTGATGATGATGGCCTTTGATCGGTTtgtggccatctgcaacccaCTCAGGTACAATGTCATCAtgcaccccaaaatctgtgggctTCCGGTTCTGATATCCCTCCTTATTAGTGTTTTGGATGCCCTGCTCCACACTTTGATGGTCCTGAGGCTGTCTTTCTGTACAGACCCAGAAATTCCCCAATTTTTTTGTGAACTTGCTCATGTTCTCAAACTTGCCTGCTCTGATATTCTCATCAATAACATCCTGGTGTATATACTGACCAGCCTTGGGGGTGTTGTTCCCCTCTCAGGAATCATTTTCTCTTACACTCGAATTGTCTTCTCCATCCTGAAAATCCAATCAGGTGGTGGAAAATATAAGGCATTTTCCATCTGTGGGTCACACTTATTAGTTGTTTCTTTGTTCTATGGGACAGGTTTTGGGGTATACCTTAGTTCTTCAGCTACTCACTCCTCTAGAAAGAGTGCAATAGTATCAGTAATGTACACACTGTTTACCCCAATGATGAACCCATTCATCTACAGCCTAAGGAACAAGGACATGATGGGGGCTTTGAGGAAACTCACGtccagaatatctttccattga